The following proteins are encoded in a genomic region of Ailuropoda melanoleuca isolate Jingjing chromosome 10, ASM200744v2, whole genome shotgun sequence:
- the CCL26 gene encoding C-C motif chemokine 26 has protein sequence MGEMQRGQLSPIKGGQVESGGMWEKAVKGPACSTMKSFPIGFLVLLIFILNVHRGIATRGSDVAKFCCFQYSHKILPWKWVHSYKFTRNSCSQQAVIFTTKKGHKVCAQPKEKWVQRYISLLTEQQ, from the exons ATGGGAGAGATGCAGAGG GGACAACTTAGCCCTATTAAAGGAGGTCAGGTGGAGTCAGGAGGAATGTGGGAGAAAGCTGTGAAGGGCCCAGCTTGCAGCACCATGAAGAGCTTTCCCATCGGCTTTCTTGTTCTCTTGATCTTCATCCTGAATGTCCATCGTGGAATTGCCACAC GTGGCAGTGATGTGGCCAAGTTTTGCTGCTTCCAATATAGCCACAAGATCCTTCCCTGGAAGTGGGTGCATTCCTATAAATTCACCAGGAACAGCTGCTCCCAGCAGGCCGTGAT ATTCACTACCAAAAAAGGCCATAAAGTCTGTGCacaaccaaaggaaaaatgggTGCAAAGATACATCTCTTTACTCACAGAACAGCAGTAA